Genomic segment of uncultured Tolumonas sp.:
AACGTAATGCCATGCTGACTCGCTATTTATGGTCAGATTCCGTACATGGTTATGAAGACATGTATCGTAATGCGTTAGGTTGGCACTAATTAACTGATGAAAAACAGAGCGATCTGACCAATTTCTCTGTTTTTCTTATGGTTGATAGTTGACGTGTTTTCTGGAACCGGTAGAATGCCGGCCAGATGCGAAGGTGGCGGAATTGGTAGACGCGCTAGCTTCAGGTGTTAGTGCCTTCGGGTGTGAGGGTTCGAGTCCCTCCTTTCGCACCAAACATGTTGCTGACAGCATGTAAAACAAGTCAGATTGTGTGCGAGGGTGGCGGAATTGGTAGACGCGCTAGCTTCAGGTGTTAGTGCCTTCGGGTGTGAGGGTTCGAGTCCCTCCTCTCGCACCAAATCATGTTGCTGACAGCATGTAAAATAAGTCAGAGACAATCAGTGCGAAGGTGGCGGAATTGGTAGACGCGCTAGCTTCAGGTGTTAGTGCCTTCGGGTGTGAGGGTTCGAGTCCCTCCTTTCGCACCAAATTTCTTAAAAAAGCACGCAGCCCACAAAGCTGCGTGCTTTTTTGTTATATGCTTTAATCAGTTATTTGTTTGACTGAAGGAATAAGTCGATGGCTCTGATCCCCGATGATGTTCATAATTTTTATGAAGATCTGCTGCAACAACATATTCAAGCGCTCGAATTACACCAAACTCGCGATGAAGAGTACCTCGCTGATCTATCTTGCTTAGTTTTAAATCAACTACCCGCTCACTATATTCGTCATAATGTAGATATGATTTATTTCACCACACCAGCTCAACGTGATGAGATGGAGTTGCGGGTACAAGATGCCGTGAGTAAATCAGTGAGTTGGCTTGATAAAAAAGAGCACCAGCGCAAAGTACGTGAAGAGGGCTAAATCTGGGTCATAAACAGCATGGATACATAGACTCATGTTCCATGCTGATATTTTACTTTTTAATTAACTGTACAACTGTTTCTACATGCATCGAATGCGGGAACATATCGACGGGTTGTACTTTAGTAATGTTATATCCGCCCTTTTGCAGCACCGCTAAATCTCTGGCTAATGATACCGGTTCACACGAAACATAAACAATACGCTGGGGCGACATCGCGAGCATGGTGTTTAGCACCGACAGTTCACAACCTTTTCGAGGTGGATCAACAACCACGACATCAGCACGCATTCCCTGCGTATAAAGAGCAGGAACTACCTCTTCCGCTTTACCAACATAGAATTCCGTATTGGCTAATTGATTACGTAGCGCATTAGCCCGAGCATCATCAATGGCCTGTGGCACGATTTCAATACCAACGACTTTTTGCGCCTGCTGTGCTAGATACAATGAAATGGTGCCGATACCGCAATAAATATCAAATACCGTCTCATTACCTCTGAGTTCTGCAAAATGCAGCGCCGTCGCATAGAGTTGGTCGGTTTGTTGCGGGTTAACCTGATAGAACGAATGCGCCGATATAGTAAAGGTTAAACCGTGCAGTTCATCTTCTATGCTTTCTCGGCCATAACAAACGCGTTGTTGTAGCCCTAAGATACGATTAACCGGATCTGGGTTCACATTGTGGATCACGCTATCAATGCCGTCGATCGCACCCAAAGCCGTCAGTAATTCTGCTTCCCTTGGTAAATCGTCGGTCAGTGTCACCAGCACCACCATGCATGAGCCAGTTTTAAAGCCATGGCGGGTCATGACATAACGCACACTACCGGTATGATTAGCCTCATCGTAACCCGCAATATGAAATGTTTTCATCCATTGACGGATTGCAGCCGTAATTGCTGTTGTCTGCTCGTGCTGCACAGGGCAAGCCACGATATCGACGACTTGATGACTGTTCTTCCGATAAAAACCAATGACTGGCTCACCATTTTCGGTACGCACAGAATAAACCGCTTTATTCCGAAATGCGAGTGGCTGCGACATACCAAGGCATGGCTCAACGAAGCTTGTAATGCCTTTACTCTGTAATGCGGCAACAACCTGTTGCTGTTTGATTTTTAATTGTTCGCTATAAGCCAGATAGGCCAGTTGGCAACCACCACATTCCGTATAGCAGCAATGTGGTTCTATTCGTTGTGGATGCGGTTGAATGATGCGGATCAGATCAGCCTGAGCGTATTTAGGCTTGATACCATGCAGCGTCACCTCTACCTGTTCACCAGGAAGTGTGCCGGGAATGAAAACCTTGCGGTCATGCCAATTGGCAATGCCATCACCCTTATCAGTAAGAGTATCGATAGAAAGAGTTATGGGTTGCCCGTGATGCGGCATGGTGTCTCCGGAGGCGCTCAGAATAAGGTCGGCTATTTTAACTAAATGTACGGATAGGCAGAAGGAAAAGCCGGAAAATGTTCCGGCTTTAATACAGTAGGCAGAATTTATTGTGCAATAAAACGATAACGCGTTAGATGGCGATACGTTTGTCCTGGCAATAACCAAGGATCACCCAGCTCAGGACGGTTCGGGCTATCTGGAAATAACTGCGTTTCCAGACAAATGCCTTCATAGTCATGATATGGTTCTTCGCTACCCGCCGGTGCGCCGGCTAGATAATTACCAGTATAAATCTGTAGCCCGGGTTGGTCAGTCAGAACATCCATCGCCAGCTTTTTATCGGCAGAAACCAGATGTGCAGCGACTTGCTCTGGACCATCGGTTGCTAATACATAGCAATGATCAAACCCTTTTGCAGACATCAGCTGTGGATGACTCAACCACTGCTCACGCAAACAACGCTGATGACGCAAATCAAGTGCAGCTTCCACTGATTGTGGCGCAGATAAAGGAATGCCCATGCCATCGATTGGCAAATAGTCATTCGCATTAACCATTAACTCATGATCGCGAACATCACTGCGTTTTCCGTCGAGATTGAAATAACCATGGCAAGTCATATTCACAGGGCATGGTTTAGAAACTTTAGCTTCAATTTCAATTACTAAATCAGTGCCTTGCAGTGAATAGGTCAACGTAGTGTCAAACTCACCGGGAAAGCCTTGGTCACCATCAGGGGAATGCAGTGACAGCACGACTTTATCTGCCTGCTGGCTGACAATATGCCACTCTTTGCGATCAAACCCATCCGTACCACCATGCAGGCAATTTTCGCCCTGACTTGGCACCAAGTGATGAGTTTGACCTTGATAATGCAACACAGACCCGCCAATACGGTTGGCAAAACGACCCACCATGGCATTCAGATAAACATGCTGGCTGGCGTATTGTTCTGGCTGACAGCCTAGTAGCACATTCCGGTAGCCATCGCCGATTGGAACATTCAATGACAACAGAGCTGCCCCTGTTGTCATCAGCTTCAGCTGCAATCCGGCGTCATTTTCTAACTCAATGAGTTGTGTCATGAACTGCTCCGATTAAAATTGGCCGGCACCCGCACTGGCTTTACAAACATAACAAGTTGGCTTCAGGCCACTTTTCAGTGGATATTCCGCTTCCACAGCAGCAATGACTTCAGCCACACGCGCTGGGCGTAATAACGCCACCACACACCCACCAAAACCACCACCGGTCATACGAGCGCCGCCGTCTGTACCGATATGCTTTTGCAGGATCTCAACCAACGCATCAATAGCCGGCACAGTGATAGCAAAATCATCGCGCATAGAGTTATGCGACTCTGCCATCAGAACACCCATTTTTTCCAGGTTGCCTGACTCCAATGCATCAGCGGCTTCCAGAGTGCGTGCATTTTCCGTGATCACATGGCGTGCGCGTTGATATACCACCGGTTCCAGCTTGCCTTGTTCTGCAGCAGACTGCAGTTGGGCCAATGACACATCACGCAACGCTTTCACACCAAAATAATTGGCAACCTCTTCACATTGTTTACGACGGGTATTGTATTCGCTATCGACCAGACCACGTTTGACGTTAGAGTGCACAATCAGTACTGCCAAGTCATCGGGCATTTTGACCAGTCGGGTTTCCAGTGAACGACAATCTAACAACAGAGAGTGATCTTTCAGACCACTGGCGGAGATCATTTGATCCATGATGCCGCAGTTACAGCCAACAAATTTGTTTTCGGCTTCCTGACCATTCAGTGCAATAAATGCAGGAGTCAGACCTAGCTGATACGCTTGATTGAATGATTCGCCAATCGCTACTTCCAATGACGCGGAAGAACTCAAGCCTGCACCTTGTGGCACGTTACCCGCAACCACCATGTTCAGCCCTTTCAGGCTAATATCTTTTGCCAGTAAATATTTCACGACACCACGGATGTAGTTACTCCACAATTGATCAGCGTGTGGTTCAATCGGCTGCACAAGTGAAAACTCATCACGTTGGTTAGCATAATCAGCCGCAATTACCACGACTTGGTCATCATCACGACGCTGTATCGCAACGACAGTTTCATAGTCAATCGCGCAAGGCAGCACAAAACCATCGTTATAATCGGTGTGCTCACCAATCAAATTGACACGACCCGGCGCGCGGACAAATAAGTCAGGTTCGCCACCAAACGTAGTTTGAAATACAGCGAGAACTTTCTCTTTTAATGACATAGCAATTTTCCTCAAGCTTGTTCTTTATAATGAATATCGCTGACAGCACGCAGACGTTCTGCGGCCTGTTCTGGGGTCAGATCGCGCTGGGTTTCCGCCAGCATTTCATAACCCACCATAAATTTGCGCACAGTCGCGGAACGTAATAGCGGCGGATAAAAATGGGCATGCAATTGCCAATGTTCCATGTTGCCTTCCTGATGCGGTGCACCATGCCATCCCATGGAGTAAGGGAACGAACACTGGAACAGGTTGTCATAACGACTGGTCAGTAATTTCAGCGCCAGCGCCAGATCTTGCTTTTGTGCATCATTCAGTTCGGTGAGACGAAGTACATGTGCTTTTGGCAGCAATAGCGTTTCAAACGGCCAGGCAGCCCAGTAAGGCACAACAGCTATCCAGTGTTCGGTTTCCACTACGGTGCGTTCGCCAGAAGCCTGCTCTTTTTGCGCATATTGCAATAACAAAGGTGAACCCTTTTCGGCCAACCACTGCTTTTGTGTTTGCTCTTCACGGGCGAGTTCATTGGGCAGAAAATTATTGGCCCAGATCTGGCCGTGCGGATGTGGATTAGAGCACCCCATCGCAGCACCCTTATTTTCAAACACCTGCACCCATAGGTAATCTTTTGCCAGATCAGTTACTTGCTCACACCAGGTATCAATGACAGATCTGATGGCTGGCACCGGCAACTCAGGCAATGTCTTGCTGTGATCCGGAGAAAAACAAATAACACGGCTGGTGCCGCGTGCGGATTCACATTGGAACAGTGGATCAGCAGAATGCGGTGATGCCGGAGTATCAGTCATCAGTGCAGCAAAGTCGTTAGTGAACACAAATGTGTTTTTATAATCTGGGTTTTTTTCCCCATTCACACGGGTATTACCCGCGCACAAAAAGCAGTCAGGATCATGCGCCGGACGATCGTCAGGAGCCGCCTTTTCGACCTGCCCTTGCCATGGACGCTTCGCTCGATGCGGCGACACCAATACCCATTGACCAGTCAGCGGGTTAAAACGACGATGAGGATGATCTATCGGATTGAACATGGTTTATTCCTCGTAACCGTTAGGATTAGCTTGCTGCCAGCGCCAGCTGTCGCGTGTCATATCATCAATCGTCCGGCTGGCATTCCAGCCCAGCTCTCGTTGGGCTTTTGCTGGGTCAGCCCAGCATTCCGCAACATCACCAGGGCGACGATCAACCAGCTTGTAATTGATATCCAAACCACTGGCCCGAGCGAAAGCTTGTACCATTTCCAGCACACTCACGCCCTGCCCGGTTCCCAGGTTGTAGATATGCAAGCCAGTTTGCTCACCACAAACCTGCCATGCTTTTACGTGGCCTTCCGCCAGATCCATGACATGGATGTAATCGCGTACACACGTACCATCTTTGGTCGGATAATCACTGCCAAAAATATTGAGGCAATCACGGCGACCAATCGCTACTTGCGTGATATAAGGCATCAAG
This window contains:
- a CDS encoding galactose-1-epimerase, translated to MTQLIELENDAGLQLKLMTTGAALLSLNVPIGDGYRNVLLGCQPEQYASQHVYLNAMVGRFANRIGGSVLHYQGQTHHLVPSQGENCLHGGTDGFDRKEWHIVSQQADKVVLSLHSPDGDQGFPGEFDTTLTYSLQGTDLVIEIEAKVSKPCPVNMTCHGYFNLDGKRSDVRDHELMVNANDYLPIDGMGIPLSAPQSVEAALDLRHQRCLREQWLSHPQLMSAKGFDHCYVLATDGPEQVAAHLVSADKKLAMDVLTDQPGLQIYTGNYLAGAPAGSEEPYHDYEGICLETQLFPDSPNRPELGDPWLLPGQTYRHLTRYRFIAQ
- the galT gene encoding galactose-1-phosphate uridylyltransferase; translation: MFNPIDHPHRRFNPLTGQWVLVSPHRAKRPWQGQVEKAAPDDRPAHDPDCFLCAGNTRVNGEKNPDYKNTFVFTNDFAALMTDTPASPHSADPLFQCESARGTSRVICFSPDHSKTLPELPVPAIRSVIDTWCEQVTDLAKDYLWVQVFENKGAAMGCSNPHPHGQIWANNFLPNELAREEQTQKQWLAEKGSPLLLQYAQKEQASGERTVVETEHWIAVVPYWAAWPFETLLLPKAHVLRLTELNDAQKQDLALALKLLTSRYDNLFQCSFPYSMGWHGAPHQEGNMEHWQLHAHFYPPLLRSATVRKFMVGYEMLAETQRDLTPEQAAERLRAVSDIHYKEQA
- a CDS encoding late competence development ComFB family protein, with translation MALIPDDVHNFYEDLLQQHIQALELHQTRDEEYLADLSCLVLNQLPAHYIRHNVDMIYFTTPAQRDEMELRVQDAVSKSVSWLDKKEHQRKVREEG
- the galK gene encoding galactokinase, whose product is MSLKEKVLAVFQTTFGGEPDLFVRAPGRVNLIGEHTDYNDGFVLPCAIDYETVVAIQRRDDDQVVVIAADYANQRDEFSLVQPIEPHADQLWSNYIRGVVKYLLAKDISLKGLNMVVAGNVPQGAGLSSSASLEVAIGESFNQAYQLGLTPAFIALNGQEAENKFVGCNCGIMDQMISASGLKDHSLLLDCRSLETRLVKMPDDLAVLIVHSNVKRGLVDSEYNTRRKQCEEVANYFGVKALRDVSLAQLQSAAEQGKLEPVVYQRARHVITENARTLEAADALESGNLEKMGVLMAESHNSMRDDFAITVPAIDALVEILQKHIGTDGGARMTGGGFGGCVVALLRPARVAEVIAAVEAEYPLKSGLKPTCYVCKASAGAGQF
- the rlmD gene encoding 23S rRNA (uracil(1939)-C(5))-methyltransferase RlmD encodes the protein MPHHGQPITLSIDTLTDKGDGIANWHDRKVFIPGTLPGEQVEVTLHGIKPKYAQADLIRIIQPHPQRIEPHCCYTECGGCQLAYLAYSEQLKIKQQQVVAALQSKGITSFVEPCLGMSQPLAFRNKAVYSVRTENGEPVIGFYRKNSHQVVDIVACPVQHEQTTAITAAIRQWMKTFHIAGYDEANHTGSVRYVMTRHGFKTGSCMVVLVTLTDDLPREAELLTALGAIDGIDSVIHNVNPDPVNRILGLQQRVCYGRESIEDELHGLTFTISAHSFYQVNPQQTDQLYATALHFAELRGNETVFDIYCGIGTISLYLAQQAQKVVGIEIVPQAIDDARANALRNQLANTEFYVGKAEEVVPALYTQGMRADVVVVDPPRKGCELSVLNTMLAMSPQRIVYVSCEPVSLARDLAVLQKGGYNITKVQPVDMFPHSMHVETVVQLIKK